The genome window aggctaaatgccACGTGTCAAGACCACTATCTTTGGTGACTTACAGCAACAACACTTGCGTAGGTGTCGGACTCTCCTTCTTGCTATATTTTTTGCAATCACAGGTCTATCAGTGGTGTGTGTTCCTCAATCCTGAAAAATGAGCCTTTATATGCCTTTATCACATGAATGCTAAATGAGGTCCATGTGTCAAGGCCACACTATCTTTTGATGACTTACAGCAACCAAAGCATTTGCTTAGGTGTCTATTAATCTAGTACACGTGTTATTCAAAAAATGAGCATTTCCTGCTtctaatatattatttaattttaaccTATATTAGTCAGAAGTTCATATCATATTATccttcaaaattaattaatatttgatcAGAATTAAATGGGATAAAATCTTTATATTTAAAGGAATAAAATTTTCCCCCTTTTCACCTAGCTTCGCTAGGCGCGCGCCTTGCGCCTCAGGCGTTTGATGGGTCATGCGCCTTTTGTGCGCCTTTCGCCTTTAACAACACTGAGACGTATTATTTGACTCTTTCAGTGTTCATCTCTGGTCATGTGGACTCCTCAATGCAGCAGGATTGGAATAAAAAGACAATTGGGAAAGCATAAGTTTAGTTTTAGATTTTATACAGCAAGGATGTGTTGCTTCATCTTGTTTTTCTAGCTTGGAGACCCTTGTTTTTCTAGCTTGGTTGGTCTCATTTTTTTACTTGAAAAAGGATTTCTAATGCTTGAATGCTATCTGTGCTGGATGTTTTCATTCTAGTACATCAAATCATAGCTGGCTGactctcatatttttttttttactggatAAACTGAATGACTTTTTGCAATCATGTATATCATTCTGATCTGTAGATTAACTTTATTAGTTCATAGTTAATTATTTCTCATGTATGCTTGATATCTTTTGCAGTGACTATTATGTCAATACAGAAAGTAAAATGTCAGTAGCAGGCTCATGTGATGCGGTCTCCTCATCCTTGCAACCTTCTTCTGGAATGAAACCCGCCTGGGTGGGTGTTCCTGGTCAGTTATCAATGGCTGACATCGTGAAGATGGGCAAGCCTCAAAATAGGGCCCCTTCGATGGCAAATCCACCTCACCACAGTGGTGACTCATCAGCAGATCATCCTTCCAAGCTATCTCAGATGAACACTGTACTGGAATTTGGTGCAAGTTATCCTGTTTCTTCCAATGATGAATGGCCATCAATAGAGCGGCCACCTGCTCCTAGTGCGCCTGCTGTTTTAGAGGTAGCGGCAGATTATGAGTTTTATACAAATTCATCCAAGTTACATGTGGACAGAGGTCACGAGCATATAAAGTCCCAGTTAGATGATGTCCCAATAGCAGATGATGGTCCTGTTCAATCTTTGGATGCAAATCCTGTTAGACCTGCTTCTGTATCCAGTAGAAGCATGCAGGAGGAAAATTCGACAGATTCATCTCTATATGATGATAATTTGTATGGTAACAAAGGTTCTTACCAAGCTCACAGGAACGCTTTTGAGCCTAATGAAGGTGAGGATATGATTGAAATTTCACATGATCTGTAAATTTCTTTTCTATACTAGTTCTTAGATATTGGTGTGCATGTAGGGTGTGTTTTTTTCAAGACAAGGCTAATTAAAGAAAGATGTATCACACCTTTTTCACATATGATGCCTACATGTCCCTTGTGCCTCTCTATATTTAATTTCTTCATCCCTGATTATGAACTTTCAATAGAGTTTGTCTTGCATATTTGCCTCTTCATGGGATTGGACGGGTGGTTGCATGATCTGAACTAGGACGCTGTAAACTGCATGATTTGAACTAGGATACCATGGTTTATACTCTTGTAGTCATTTTAATACTCAAAGGAGTTTTGTCattttgattaaaattttatatttatgttaCTTATTTCAGCTGGAGATGGTGCTTCATCACTGACTGCAAACTTGCAGCAACTGAGTTTACAGAACAATGATGAGGTGGTTCAACCAGAAGAGGACAATCCTTCTGTTGTGATTCCGGATCACTTGCAAGTTCATATGCAGGATTGTGCACACTTGAGCTTTGGAAGTTTTGGATCTGGTATTAGTTCTGCCTTTTCTGGTCCTTTTGCCTCGATGCCGATGAAAAATGACTCAGAGGAGACAACTGAAGCACCAGATGCCTCATCAATGGGACACTTAGACACGAGGTGAGTTTTTCAGGATAATCTGAGTCTCACCCTATTTTATTTGCTCCTTCAAAATTATTTCCTCTTCTGCTATTTGTTGGCTATTTACAGTAGTATCGAAATAATTTCTTTCAGAAACCCCGAGTATTATGGAGATGAACATCTCAAAAATAACCCagatgaaaattttgttcatGGACCTGGTGTCAATGCTGGTAATTACGATTCTCCTTCAGTTTCACAACCAGAGGTGTTGAAACAGGAAACCACTGAAGTTTTTCAGGGGAATCAATATGCATTTCCTGCTTCGTCGCCTAATTATACTTATGATAACACCCAGCAGTTGAATGCTGCATTTAATCACCAACAGACGAGCACTCAGATTCAGAATCTCGCTCCTTTCTCAAGTATGATGGTACGTGACAATGCTTGATTATTCTTGCATGTGGAATATGCagttttagccttttaggtCCAATGATACTGTTGCATCATGTCTTGGGATGTATACTCAGGATTGGTGATGGTAACGGGGTTATCTTTGTTTTGGttatatattgaaataaaatgctGGAAGAAAGGATGCGTCTAAGAAAGTGAATGATTGTGGTTACGACAACAAGTTTTTAACCGTCATTGCCAATTTGCCATCATCttcattatttaaatttttgacTATTTGTGCTACAGTTGTTTTGGTATGTTGCTTTATTATGAACTACGCTTGTAGTTTGGTTGAATGCGTTTTCTGATCCCTTAAGTTGTCACTACACTTCTACAACAGGCGTATACAAATTCATTACCCAGCACTTTGTTGGCTTCAAATGTTCAAACTGGGAGGGAGCCTGATTTTTCATGCTCACCCTTCCCTGTGATGCAGTCAATGTCCACTAAGTACAGCAA of Tripterygium wilfordii isolate XIE 37 chromosome 13, ASM1340144v1, whole genome shotgun sequence contains these proteins:
- the LOC120013429 gene encoding uncharacterized protein LOC120013429, which translates into the protein MSAKRGGRVGASNNAKGSIGISSIPAGSRKLVQTVKEIVNSPEAEIYAMLKECNMDPNEAVNRLLAQDPFHEVKSKRDKKKENKDSMDPRSRSDTNTSNRSGRGGADCYAGRGRSSQFSSNELSFSHSEPSHKKENGTHASGGSSSYAFGTAGNNINWQHLSHSDYYVNTESKMSVAGSCDAVSSSLQPSSGMKPAWVGVPGQLSMADIVKMGKPQNRAPSMANPPHHSGDSSADHPSKLSQMNTVLEFGASYPVSSNDEWPSIERPPAPSAPAVLEVAADYEFYTNSSKLHVDRGHEHIKSQLDDVPIADDGPVQSLDANPVRPASVSSRSMQEENSTDSSLYDDNLYGNKGSYQAHRNAFEPNEAGDGASSLTANLQQLSLQNNDEVVQPEEDNPSVVIPDHLQVHMQDCAHLSFGSFGSGISSAFSGPFASMPMKNDSEETTEAPDASSMGHLDTRNPEYYGDEHLKNNPDENFVHGPGVNAGNYDSPSVSQPEVLKQETTEVFQGNQYAFPASSPNYTYDNTQQLNAAFNHQQTSTQIQNLAPFSSMMAYTNSLPSTLLASNVQTGREPDFSCSPFPVMQSMSTKYSNTASSVSGPSISMSEALRQGGISTPQPTQTLPGASVATGPALPQHLAVHPYSQHTLPLGHFANMISYPFLPQSYTYMPSAFQQGFAGNNTYHQSLAAMLPQYKNSVSISSLPQTSAIASGYGFGTSTSLPGGHFPLNPPTAPAGTTIGYDDILSSQYKDSNHLISLQQNDNSGMWVHGPGSRTMSAVPGSTYYSFQGQNQQPGGFRQSQQPSQHFGGLGYPNFYHSQTGISLEHQQNTRDGALCGSQGQQPRQTQQLWAE